The proteins below come from a single Drosophila miranda strain MSH22 chromosome Y unlocalized genomic scaffold, D.miranda_PacBio2.1 Contig_Y1_pilon, whole genome shotgun sequence genomic window:
- the LOC117189812 gene encoding sphingosine-1-phosphate lyase-like — translation MRPFSGNDCLKPVTEGINRAFGAREPWQVATITATTVLGDVWLWTFVCQNESEFPLRERRQFFRFAKKMPAVRRQVEAELTKANNDFESAIKESNAHLTYTVTLPEKGLSKEVILKLVDDHLKTGHYEWRDGRVSGAVYGYNPELVQLVTEVYGKASYTNPLHADLFPGVYKMEAEVVRMACNLFHGSNDSCGTMTTGGTESIVMAMKAYRDYAREYKGITRPNIVVPRTAHAAFDKVGQYFNIHVRSVDVDPETFEVDMKKFKRAINRNTILLVGSAPNFPYGTIDDIEAIAALGVKYDIPVHVDACLGSFVVALVRNADYKLRPFDFDVKGVTSISADTHKCGFAPKGSSVILYSEKKFKDHQFTVTTDWPGGVYGSPTVNGSRAGGIIAACWATMMSFGYDGYLEATKRIVDTARYIERGVRDSDGLFVFGKPATSVIAFGSNVFDIFRLSDSLCKLGWNLNALQFPSGIHICVTDMHTQAGVADNFIADVRSCTAEIMKDPGQPVVGKMALNGMAQSIPDRSVIGEVTRLFLHSMYYTPSQK, via the exons ATGCGCCCGTTTTCCGGCAACGATTGCTTAAAGCCCGTCACCGAGGGCATCAATCGCGCCTTCGGTGCCCGGGAGCCCTGGCAGGTGGCCACCATCACCGCCACCACAGTGCTCGGCGATGTCTGGCTCTGGACGTTTGTCTGTCAGAATGAAAGTGAGTTTCCACTGAGAGAGAG GCGGCAGTTCTTCAGGTTCGCCAAGAAAATGCCCGCAGTTCGGCGACAGGTGGAGGCGGAGCTTACCAAGGCCAACAATGACTTCGAATCGGCGATCAAGGAGAGCAACGCACACCTCACATACACGGTGACGCTGCCCGAGAAGGGTCTGAGCAAGGAGGTGATCCTGAAGCTGGTGGACGACCATCTAAAGACAGGTCACTACGAATGGCGCGACGGTCGCGTCTCCGGTGCCGTGTACGGCTACAACCCGGAGCTGGTGCAGCTCGTGACGGAGGTGTATGGCAAGGCGTCGTACACGAATCCCCTCCATGCGGACCTCTTCCCGGGCGTCTACAAAATGGAGGCCGAGGTGGTGCGTATGGCCTGCAATCTGTTCCATGGAAGCAACGACAGCTGCGGCACCATGACAACCGGCGGCACCGAGTCCATTGTGATGGCCATGAAGGCATACCGGGACTACGCTCGCGAGTACAAGGGAATCACCAGGCCGAACATAGTCGTGCCACGCACCGCGCATGCGGCCTTCGACAAGGTTGGCCAATACTTCAACATCCATGTGAGATCTGTGGACGTCGATCCGGAGACCTTCGAGGTCGACATGAAGAAGTTCAAGCGTGCCATCAATAGGAACACCATTCTG CTGGTTGGCTCTGCTCCCAATTTCCCCTACGGCACTATCGACGACATCGAAGCCATCGCCGCTCTGGGCGTAAAGTACGACATTCCCGTCCACGTAGACGCCTGCCTGGGGAGCTTTGTGGTGGCACTGGTCCGCAATGCCGACTACAAGCTGCGTCCCTTTGACTTTGACGTTAAGGGCGTAACCAGCATCTCTGCCGACACGCACAAATGCGGATTTGCTCCAAAGGGATCGTCGGTGATCCTGTACTCTGAGAAGAAGTTCAAGGATCACCAGTTCACAGTGACCACCGACTGGCCAGGCGGCGTCTACGGCTCACCCACTGTAAATGGTTCCCGTGCCGGAGGCATCATCGCCGCCTGCTGGGCCACCATGATGAGCTTCGGCTACGATGGCTATTTGGAGGCTACCAAGCGCATTGTGGACACGGCTCGCTACATTGAGAGGGG TGTTCGCGACAGCGATGGCCTGTTTGTGTTTGGCAAGCCAGCCACTTCCGTCATTGCCTTTGGATCGAATGTGTTTGATATCTTCCGACTGTCGGACTCGCTCTGCAAGCTcggctggaacctgaatgccCTGCAGTTCCCCTCTGG TATCCACATCTGCGTCACGGACATGCACACCCAGGCCGGAGTGGCAGACAATTTCATTGCCGACGTTCGCAGCTGCACGGCGGAGATCATGAAGGATCCTGGCCAGCCCGTGGTCGGAAAGATGGCCCTGAACGGCATGGCCCAGAGCATACCCGACCGCTCGGTAATTGGCGAGGTGACCCGCCTCTTCCTGCACTCCATGTACTACACGCCCAGCCAGAAGTAG